In a single window of the Anaerobaca lacustris genome:
- the gap gene encoding type I glyceraldehyde-3-phosphate dehydrogenase, whose protein sequence is MATKVAINGFGRIGRAVARIIMQRKGELELVAINDLADTKSLAHLFKYDTVMGRWNGTVEVKGDDIVINGKTVKVLGVRNPAELPWKDMGVSIVVESTGIFRAKESPKGGYMDHVKAGAKKVVLTVPAKDDIDATVVLGVNDEAITAKTQSISNASCTTNCLAPLAKALNDAFGIEKGLMVTVHGYTNDQNVCDMIHSDMRRARAAAQNIIPTTTGAAKAVGKVIPALNGKLDGYALRVPVITGSCVDLVADLKKEVTKDEVNAAVKAAAEGPMKGILAYCDEPIVSSDIIGDPHSSIFDSLCTMVQGKTVKVVSWYDNEWGYSTRTVDIMEKIAKM, encoded by the coding sequence ATGGCAACAAAGGTGGCAATCAACGGTTTCGGCCGAATCGGCAGAGCGGTCGCACGCATCATCATGCAGCGTAAGGGCGAGCTGGAACTGGTCGCGATCAACGACCTGGCCGACACCAAGAGCCTGGCCCACCTGTTCAAGTACGATACCGTGATGGGCCGATGGAACGGGACCGTCGAGGTCAAGGGCGACGACATCGTCATCAACGGCAAGACCGTCAAGGTCCTCGGCGTCCGCAACCCGGCCGAACTGCCCTGGAAGGACATGGGCGTCTCGATCGTCGTCGAGTCCACGGGCATTTTCCGCGCCAAAGAGTCGCCGAAGGGCGGCTATATGGACCATGTCAAGGCTGGCGCCAAGAAGGTCGTCCTGACCGTGCCGGCCAAGGACGACATCGACGCGACCGTCGTGCTGGGCGTCAATGACGAGGCCATCACCGCGAAGACCCAGAGCATCTCCAACGCCAGTTGCACGACCAACTGTCTGGCCCCGCTGGCCAAGGCCCTCAACGACGCCTTCGGCATCGAGAAAGGCCTGATGGTCACGGTGCACGGCTACACGAACGATCAGAACGTCTGCGACATGATCCACAGCGACATGCGTCGCGCCCGGGCGGCCGCCCAGAACATCATCCCGACGACCACCGGCGCCGCCAAGGCCGTCGGCAAGGTCATCCCGGCACTGAACGGCAAGCTCGACGGCTACGCCCTCCGCGTCCCGGTCATCACCGGAAGCTGCGTGGATCTGGTGGCCGACCTGAAGAAAGAAGTGACCAAGGACGAGGTCAATGCCGCGGTCAAGGCCGCTGCCGAAGGTCCGATGAAGGGCATTCTCGCCTACTGCGATGAGCCGATCGTCAGCAGCGACATCATCGGCGATCCCCATTCCAGTATCTTCGACTCGCTCTGCACGATGGTGCAGGGCAAGACCGTCAAGGTCGTCAGTTGGTACGACAACGAGTGGGGCTACTCGACCCGCACCGTCGATATCATGGAAAAGATCGCCAAGATGTAA
- a CDS encoding type II toxin-antitoxin system VapC family toxin, with product MKTFFDSAAFAKRYVEEPGSDVVDALCATAAELALSVVCIPEIVSALNRRLRERSLSARQYRTAKDSLFEDIHDAAIVNLTADVISSCTTILEENPVRAMEALHIACALRWGAELFVSADQREVSAARKAGLRTRLI from the coding sequence GTGAAGACGTTCTTTGACTCGGCGGCCTTCGCAAAGCGGTACGTTGAGGAGCCAGGCAGCGACGTGGTTGACGCGCTTTGTGCGACGGCCGCCGAGCTTGCCTTGAGCGTCGTCTGCATCCCCGAGATCGTCTCGGCCCTCAACCGTCGTCTGCGCGAGAGGAGCCTCTCCGCCCGTCAGTACAGGACGGCCAAGGACAGCCTGTTCGAAGACATCCACGATGCAGCCATCGTCAATCTCACAGCGGATGTCATATCGTCTTGCACAACCATTCTGGAAGAAAACCCGGTCCGTGCAATGGAGGCACTGCACATTGCCTGCGCCCTCCGCTGGGGAGCCGAGCTGTTCGTCTCGGCAGACCAGCGGGAGGTTTCAGCAGCCAGGAAGGCTGGTCTCCGCACCAGGCTCATCTGA
- a CDS encoding type II toxin-antitoxin system Phd/YefM family antitoxin gives MKAITFTEFRRQASGVLSDVEKGETFLVLRHGKPIAEISPPAADRSAGPSWKRPGLRLTAKGARLSAAIREERRREDVL, from the coding sequence GTGAAGGCGATCACGTTCACGGAGTTTCGAAGGCAGGCGTCGGGGGTGCTCTCGGACGTGGAGAAAGGGGAGACGTTCCTGGTGCTGCGTCACGGCAAGCCCATCGCGGAGATCTCGCCGCCGGCGGCGGACCGTTCCGCCGGCCCTTCGTGGAAGCGGCCGGGCCTGCGTCTGACCGCCAAGGGGGCACGGCTGTCGGCCGCCATCCGCGAGGAGCGAAGGCGTGAAGACGTTCTTTGA
- a CDS encoding IS4 family transposase produces MLSLSVPRAGFKNDFSVITDSFLHTPGLPFASVLDAEALFGQADLFSTQIVLWAFLAQTLRDGKGVACSSAVADIAAYLLQTGQRPPCGDTGDYCRARAKLSRRALQRLAGEAADHLEQEAPASWLWKGRHAKLVDGFTFTMPDTADNQRAFPQIGAQRPGVGLPIARTCVVLSLATACVCDLAMGPYEGKETGETALLRRLLDTFNENDVVVFDRYYCSFMMLALLAQQGLHLCARRHQCRASDFRRGRRLGPGDHLVTWTRPPRPRWMSAESYEQMPEILTLREVRFQVTVPGRRTETITIVTTLTDPNVYSRQDLADLYGFRWNAELDIRQIKQTLHLDHVRCKTPAMVARELWVTVLAYNLIRKLIATSAVVHRKQPRHLSFTLACQSLLASWMVLATGSCRDRRALYNLLLAHLAAHGVANRPGRIEPRVLKRRRHRYPLMQQPRAQLRAKLTKT; encoded by the coding sequence ATGTTGAGCCTATCGGTGCCACGAGCGGGTTTCAAGAACGACTTTTCCGTCATCACCGATTCCTTCCTTCACACCCCGGGCCTGCCGTTCGCCTCGGTGCTGGACGCTGAGGCGCTCTTCGGGCAGGCCGACTTATTCTCGACCCAGATTGTCCTGTGGGCTTTTCTCGCCCAGACGCTGCGGGATGGCAAGGGCGTCGCCTGCTCGTCGGCGGTGGCCGATATCGCAGCGTATCTGCTGCAGACCGGTCAGCGGCCCCCGTGCGGCGACACGGGCGATTACTGCCGGGCCCGCGCGAAGCTGAGCCGAAGGGCCTTGCAGCGGTTGGCTGGCGAGGCGGCCGACCACCTGGAGCAAGAGGCTCCTGCGTCCTGGTTATGGAAGGGCCGGCACGCCAAACTCGTCGACGGCTTCACCTTCACCATGCCCGACACGGCGGACAATCAGCGGGCGTTCCCCCAGATCGGCGCCCAGCGTCCCGGCGTGGGCTTGCCCATTGCCCGAACCTGTGTTGTGCTCTCGTTGGCTACCGCCTGTGTTTGCGACCTGGCCATGGGGCCGTACGAGGGCAAAGAGACGGGCGAAACCGCCTTGCTGCGCAGGCTGCTCGATACCTTCAACGAGAACGATGTGGTCGTCTTCGATCGCTACTATTGCTCCTTCATGATGCTGGCTCTGCTGGCGCAGCAGGGCTTGCACCTCTGCGCCCGACGGCACCAATGCCGAGCCAGTGACTTTCGACGCGGACGGCGACTGGGGCCGGGCGACCATCTGGTCACGTGGACGCGACCGCCGAGGCCACGGTGGATGTCCGCCGAGTCGTACGAGCAGATGCCCGAGATCCTCACGTTGCGTGAGGTGAGATTCCAGGTGACCGTTCCCGGTCGGCGAACGGAAACCATCACCATCGTCACGACGCTGACCGACCCGAACGTCTATTCCCGGCAAGACCTGGCGGACCTCTATGGGTTTCGGTGGAATGCGGAGTTGGACATTCGTCAGATCAAGCAAACGTTGCACCTCGATCACGTCCGCTGCAAAACGCCGGCGATGGTCGCGCGCGAACTGTGGGTGACGGTGCTGGCCTACAACCTGATCCGCAAGCTGATCGCGACGTCGGCGGTGGTCCATCGAAAGCAGCCTCGGCACCTGAGCTTTACGCTGGCCTGCCAGAGTCTTCTGGCCTCCTGGATGGTCTTAGCGACGGGATCCTGTCGGGATCGGCGTGCGTTGTACAACCTGCTGCTGGCGCACCTCGCCGCCCACGGGGTGGCGAACCGCCCGGGCCGCATCGAACCGCGTGTCTTGAAGCGTCGACGGCATCGCTATCCCCTGATGCAACAACCTCGCGCTCAGCTACGTGCGAAACTCACGAAAACGTAA
- a CDS encoding aminotransferase class I/II-fold pyridoxal phosphate-dependent enzyme has product MPSNNTEYTIEPATRITRLPPYLFGRLNALKLAKRQQGADIIDLGMGNPQDPAPPLVIEKLCEAARDPRNHRYSASKGIKGLRIEMAKKYARKWNVDLDWEHEVLACIGSKEGFSHLCLAMLGPGDTAIVPDPAFPIHNYGVVLAGGNVITVPLGNDQKFLDTIAMVSEHLFPKPKLLILNYPHNPTTMTVDEGFFETVVDLAKRFKFTVIHDFAYGETVFDGYKAPSFLSAKGAKDVGVEFTTMSKPYNMAGFRVGFVAGNRQMIDYLATIKGYYDYGIFQAVQIAGIIAMRHCEDTIVAQNEIYRLRRDVVCEALERIGWSVEKPRAGMFVWTRVPDEHLRGKGTIDFAMDLMEHAEVAISPGGAFGENGEGYFRIALVENEQRLRQAIRNISRFLQEKPIRKAKAPK; this is encoded by the coding sequence ATGCCAAGCAACAACACCGAATACACGATTGAACCGGCAACACGAATCACGCGGCTGCCGCCGTATCTGTTCGGGCGACTGAACGCCCTCAAGCTCGCCAAGAGACAGCAAGGCGCCGATATCATCGATCTGGGAATGGGCAACCCTCAGGACCCGGCCCCCCCGCTGGTCATCGAGAAGCTCTGTGAGGCCGCCCGTGATCCGCGCAACCATCGCTACAGCGCCAGCAAGGGCATCAAAGGCCTCCGTATCGAGATGGCCAAGAAGTATGCCCGCAAATGGAACGTCGACCTCGACTGGGAGCACGAGGTCCTGGCCTGCATCGGGTCCAAAGAAGGTTTCAGCCACCTGTGCCTGGCGATGCTGGGTCCGGGCGACACGGCGATCGTTCCCGATCCGGCCTTTCCCATCCACAACTACGGCGTCGTCCTGGCCGGCGGCAACGTCATCACCGTGCCGCTGGGCAACGATCAGAAGTTCCTCGACACCATCGCGATGGTCTCCGAGCACCTGTTCCCCAAACCCAAGCTGCTGATCCTGAACTACCCGCACAACCCGACCACCATGACCGTCGATGAAGGGTTCTTCGAGACCGTCGTCGATCTGGCCAAGCGGTTCAAGTTCACGGTCATTCACGATTTCGCCTATGGCGAGACCGTCTTCGACGGCTACAAGGCCCCCAGCTTTCTCTCGGCCAAGGGCGCCAAGGACGTCGGCGTCGAGTTCACCACGATGAGCAAGCCCTACAACATGGCCGGCTTTCGCGTCGGGTTCGTCGCCGGCAACCGGCAGATGATCGACTACCTGGCCACGATCAAGGGCTATTACGACTACGGCATCTTCCAGGCGGTCCAGATCGCCGGCATCATCGCCATGCGGCACTGCGAGGACACCATCGTCGCGCAGAACGAGATCTATCGCCTGCGGCGTGACGTCGTGTGCGAGGCCCTCGAACGAATCGGCTGGAGCGTCGAGAAGCCGCGTGCCGGGATGTTCGTCTGGACCCGCGTCCCGGACGAGCACCTGCGAGGCAAGGGCACGATCGACTTCGCGATGGACCTGATGGAGCACGCCGAGGTGGCCATCAGCCCCGGCGGGGCCTTCGGCGAGAACGGCGAAGGCTATTTCCGCATCGCCCTGGTCGAGAACGAGCAGCGCCTGCGACAGGCGATCCGAAACATCAGCCGCTTCCTCCAGGAAAAACCCATCCGAAAGGCCAAAGCCCCCAAGTAG